A stretch of the Ciona intestinalis unplaced genomic scaffold, KH HT000184.2, whole genome shotgun sequence genome encodes the following:
- the LOC100178189 gene encoding serine/threonine-protein kinase/endoribonuclease IRE2-like, which produces MTSNKAFMEEGNDSDVNRTEEHVASIVLPQQDSLDRRRGLVSFFSSTIPVRQETQDEHDRSEQAFRSESNRACCSDTTNFGMTISEVPTTDTCDDDCENSFCKSPEHNVHWQKQVAELHAVVVRRTSRQSESYTNDTVGLDIEFVSNLKKGSEGSIVGKYRYKSGFGICSSNQPECKQVAGKRMIKAYYPDFQNEVEIVAKFSDHVNIARYESHSWEKDSVVLFTELCDFSLDAFISKEANVEVSCHQPSPKQILEQAIQGIKYLHGHRVLHRDIKPSNFLFKKHCESYDKNCYVLKLIDFGLSKELDADRSTFLPRDALGTKSYMAPEQYEKEVKLTKATDIFSLGLLFYYVLTNGKHPFGEDETDIAYKIKHYTEHPPLEALNIEDNMEDEVLARDLVLRMIQKHPENRPTIEEVEIHPYFWSAHTKQYFYKAANDVVQKRSADAKFLKSLNEGIGQMNVEDLNLPVKLKLPAKDKKTGEHQDSKGYSNVQEYIPFLRNLLEHCRPHDSHPPGLKEQREALREYLTDDVEIRLPKLTKPYPQLLHHLYYLLHIEESFRDAFKKDAKIDLLKVKSNVHEPKVKATA; this is translated from the exons ATGACATCTAACAAGGCTTTCATGGAAGAAGGCAACGATTCGGACGT GAATCGCACGGAAGAGCATGTTGCCTCAATAGTTCTACCACAACAAGACAGCTTAGACAGGCGTCGTGGTTTGGTATCTTTTTTTTCATCAACAATTCCAGTGCGACAAGAAACACAAGATGAACATGATCGG TCGGAACAGGCGTTTCGATCAGAATCAAACAGAGCATGTTGTTCTGACACAACTAATTTTGGAATGACCATCTCTGAAGTACCTACAACAGATACATGTGATGATGATTGTGAAAATTCATTTTGTAAATCTCCAGAACATAATGTTCATTGGCAAAAACAAGTAGCTGAG ttgcaTGCTGTTGTTGTACGAAGAACTTCAAGACAATCAGAAAGCTACACAAATGATACTGTAGGCCTAGACATTGAATTTGTATCTAATTTAAAGAAGGGTTCTGAAGGTTCCATTGTCGGCAAGTATcg ctaTAAATCGGGATTTGGAATTTGTAGTTCAAACCAACCAGAATGTAAGCAGGTGGCTGGTAAAAGAATGATTAAAGCTTATTATCCTGATTTCCAAAATGAAGTTGAAATAGTTGCAAAGTTCAGTGATCATGTTAACATTGCTCGATATGAGTCACACTCATGG gaaaaagaCAGCGTTGTTCTCTTTACTGAACTGTGTGATTTTTCACTTGATGCG TTCATCAGCAAAGAAGCAAATGTGGAGGTATCATGTCATCAGCCTTCTCCAAAGCAAATTCTTGAGCAAGCAATCCAAGGCATCAAATACTTACATGGGCACAGAGTTT TGCATCGGGACATAAAGCCAAgcaattttttattcaaaaagcATTGTGAGAGTTACGATAAAAACTGCTATGTTCTCAAGCTTATTGACTTTGGCTTAAGCAAAGAACTAGATGCAGACAGGTCCACATTTCTTCCTCGGGATGCTCTTGGCACGAAAAGTTACATGGCACCAGAACAATATGAAAAGGAAGTTAAACTG acCAAAGCAACGGATATATTTTCACTgggactgttgttttattacgTACTAACAAATGGAAAACACCCATTTGGTGAAGATGAAACTGATATTGCATACAAGATAAAACATTATACAGAGCACCCACCCCTAGAAGCACTGAATATTG AGGACAACATGGAAGATGAAGTTCTGGCAAGAGATTTGGTGTTAAGAATGATACAAAAGCATCCTGAAAATCGACCAACTATTGAAGAAGTTGAAATACATCCTTACTTTTGGAGCGCTCACacaaagcaatatttttacaaa GCTGCAAATGATGTTGTACAAAAACGTTCCGCTGAtgcaaaatttttgaaatCCTTGAATGAAGGAATAGGGCAAATGAATGTAGAGGACCTTAATCTTCCTGTAAAACTTAAGTTACCGgctaaagataaaaaaactgGTGAACATCAAGATTCCAAAGGTTACAGCAATGTACAGGAATACATTCCCTTTTTACGAAACCtg CTTGAACATTGTCGGCCCCATGATTCACACCCTCCAGGACTAAAAGAACAAAGAGAAGCCTTGCGTGAATATCTTACTGACGATGTTGAAATAAGACTACCAAAGCTGACAAAGCCCTACCCACAACTTTTGCATCATCTCTATTACTTACTACACATAGAGGAGAGTTTCAGagatgcatttaaaaaagatgccaa aATTGACCTGCTAAAGGTGAAATCAAATGTTCATGAACCAAAAGTAAAAGCCACAGCATGA
- the LOC100184126 gene encoding serine/threonine-protein kinase/endoribonuclease IRE2-like: MTSNKAFMDERDDSDVPRGTEENILIRLPIPVQQDNRVELPFPTQHGQNERVKTSRVFQSEPTVSCGSDSSDTTNGTITIDVGDKKETCEDGSKREIVNCNLPVQEAVWQQKLDEVHEAVVGKTASSGKNYVNVPIEHVKVLKKGSEGSSVSKYRFKSEYGKSEYREIAGKKMLKDYYPNIKNEVTRVAKNSHHVNIAGYVTHHEEEEFVILFTELCDFSLKEYISKTITVEESDCPDSMKILGEAVQGIKYLHGLNVSHMDIKPGNFLFKQHTPETGMCCYVLKVIDFGLSKQLDSDRTATVSHDVVGTKSYMAPEQFKDHFKPTLKADVFSLGLLFYYVLTNGKHPFGTNETVIACHILKYKKQPSLETLDLVFKDNKEDAVLAKDLIRRMIQKYPDDRPTIEEVEIHPFFWDAHKKKLFYMAANDVIQKRTDDAKFLKSLNEVRKKKQDGQLEDMTIEDLNLPKECLYSPKKTDKDQQSPKYSNVETYVLFLRNWLVHCRPDESKQLERQKSREAQREHLTDDVEIRLPKLTKPYPRLLHHLYYLLQKEKTFRDAFKKDAKIDLTKVTSVIRDPKVKATA, translated from the exons ATGACATCTAACAAGGCTTTTATGGACGAAAGAGACGATTCGGACGT TCCTCGCGGCACAGAAGAGAATATTTTGATACGCTTACCAATTCCAGTACAACAAGACAATCGTGTTGAATTACCATTTCCAACACAACACGGACAGAATGAACGGGTAAAG ACAAGCCGCGTGTTTCAATCAGAACCAACCGTATCATGTGGTTCTGATTCTTCCGACACAACCAATGGTACAATAACCATTGATGTAGgagataaaaaagaaacatgtGAAGATGGTAGTAAAAGAGAAATTGTGAATTGTAACTTACCAGTGCAAGAAGCTGTGTGGCAGCAAAAGCTTGATGAG GTGCATGAGGCTGTTGTGGGAAAAACAGCAAGTAGTGGGAAAAACTATGTAAATGTTCCGATTGAACATGTGAAGGTTTTGAAAAAGGGTTCTGAAGGTTCTAGTGTCAGTAAGTACAG ATTTAAGTCAGAATATGGCAAATCTGAATATAGGGAGATCGCTGgaaaaaaaatgctaaaagattattaccctaatattaaaaatgaagttACACGGGTGGCAAAGAACAGTCACCATGTTAACATTGCTGGATATGTTACACATCATGAG gaaGAAGAATTTGTTATTCTATTCACTGAACTTTGTGATTTCTCATTAAAAGAA TATATCAGTAAGACGATAACAGTTGAAGAATCGGACTGTCCAGATTCAATGAAAATTCTAGGGGAAGCAGTACAGGGAATCAAGTATTTACATGGACTTAACGTTT cgCATATGGACATAAAGCCAggcaattttctttttaaacaacatactCCAGAAACTGGAATGTGTTgctatgttttaaaagttattgaCTTTGGCTTAAGCAAACAACTTGATTCGGATAGAACTGCAACAGTTTCTCATGATGTTGTAGGCACAAAAAGTTACATGGCTCCAGAACAATTTAAAGATCATTTTAAACca ACACTTAAAGCAGATGTATTTTCACTGGGGTTGTTATTTtactatgttttaacaaatggaAAACATCCCTTTGGTACCAATGAAACTGTTATTGCTTGTCACATACTTAAATACAAGAAGCAACCCTCTCTCGAAACATTGGATTTAG TGTTCAAAGATAACAAGGAAGATGCTGTTCTAGCAAAAGATTTAATCAGAAGAATGATTCAAAAATATCCAGATGACAGGCCAACAATTGAAGAGGTTGAAATACATCCTTTCTTTTGGGATGCCCAcaagaaaaaacttttttacatg GCTGCAAACGATGTCATACAAAAACGCACAGATGATGCAAAGTTTCTGAAATCTTTGAATGAAGTAAGAAAGAAGAAGCAGGATGGCCAACTAGAAGATATGACAATAGAAGATTTAAACCTTCCCAAAGAATGCTTATATTCTCctaaaaaaacagacaaagATCAACAATCCCCAAAATACAGCAATGTTGAGACATATGTATTGTTTTTGCGCAACTGG CTTGTACATTGTCGACCTGATGAATCAAAACAGCTTGAACGACAAAAATCAAGAGAAGCTCAGCGTGAACATCTAACTGATGATGTTGAGATAAGACTACCAAAGTTGACAAAGCCTTATCCACGACTTTTGCATCATCTTTATTACCTACTACAGAAAGAGAAGACTTTCAGagatgcatttaaaaaagatgCCAA AATCGACCTTACAAAAGTGACTTCGGTGATTCGGGACCCAAAAGTGAAAGCTACAGCATGA